From the genome of Salvia splendens isolate huo1 chromosome 7, SspV2, whole genome shotgun sequence:
ttgattttttttctgatatGAATTAAAAACCCATCATTAAATGAGCTAGGGTCATGATTGAAAGAGAAAGTTTTGTGTACCAACAGCCAGTGCAATGCTGTATTATTGTTGCATAAAAAGTTCAGTGGtcccaaaattattttttgttgagAAAAGTTATAAAATTTAGGAGTTTGCTACATCAAAAATAGTATCTTTTGAAAGCTTGTCGAAATTTCTGGCATATTgctgaaaatttttaaattttaactcTTCAAATTGAATGTACGTGTATGTATAATGTATATATGCGCAGAAGAAATCCTATTTGTtcaatatatacaaatataattgtatttattcttttatttcattCCACCAATACATAATCTGGAGATGTTTTATAAATGAATTTTAGTGTAGCATGCACGACCTTTCAATTTGTAGCGATATAAATACGAGTAAGATGATGTGAAAGAAAATGTATCATGTCACTAGAGGTGAGTAGAATATTCATAGTCGAATAACCAAATCTAATCAAATTGAAATATCGAATTTTCGGATTGAAtcgaatttatttttattcaaaatacagattttcaaattaatttggattggtttttaaaaaataaaagaaaaatcaaacatCAGAAATATATCTAATATgcataaaatatcatttcaattaaatatcaacaataatatttatttaaatattcttaACTTAATATATGTAGTAACAAATATACTAGTGAAAAACTATTTGCAATTTCTCAATTTAGGATTTAATAATTTTTCGGTACAGTTGGCATAAAAAGTTTAGAATTTTGGATTTGAATTTTCGAATATTTATAATTGTTCGGATTTTTATTATCTGAAATTTCAGATATTTCGATTGAGAAATCGGTATTAGGCGAAAAGAATTCCGAATTCAACCCACACTTCACCAGTGAAAGAATTGAAATCAATTACACAAAGCGtaattttattcataaaaaacaGTAGCTGGTGTCACTATTTTGGAAAGCAGGATCTTAACGTACAACCTAGATGCATGGAAGTACAACAGGTTACATATTTGTATCTGAAGAATAAATGAGTTTATTTCAAAGAAACAAATAGGAAGGAAGACTGATCACTGCTTCTTGGGCATGGCAGCAAGTCTTGTATACATCCTAGCCATCGACTGGTAGCCTCGGATATCGCCTGACCGGAGAAGGTTACCTTTGACAAAATGACAAAACGCATCAACCACAATAGCTATGGAATCGGAGAATGTAAAAACAATCTTAACGAAAGGAACAACGCGACTACACAGAGAATAAATCTGACTGCAAAAACTTGTGCACATCCGGATATATGGTGTATCCACTGTAAAACTGAATTGAGCAGATATGTAACGTATACGGGTATCACAAAGTTCGATACCTGAATCGCAGTTAAGTGGGCTGTCGGGCTCTGGATGACCCATCAACGCAATTATAGCCCTACAGACGGACTGCAATGTCCAGGCGGGGCTCCAAGCATTCTTCAAGATATCAAGGCAAATCTCACCTGTCTGCATAAAATAAAACGGAGAAAACAATATTATAAGTATGGGGATAAACTAAGACGTCTTCAGATTATAAAACCCAAGCATCACAAACTATGGAATCAACAGGCACAAAGAATCCAGCAGAGTGCATAGATGAGGAAAACTACACATCAACGGCATAGGAACTGTGTGTAAAGTCATTCCTTTGTCTTTCTAGCATCTATAGGGATGTCCTAGTCGTTTTTCATGCCGGGAGGCCAAATCAACCAGCAAAGGtatggaaaaataaaattggcTATCGACTATTTAAGTTATAACCAAGACATATAGTACCATCATACTGAAAACGAGGGATTCGTTTCACACTTAACCCCAAATCCAACCTCTAATTCGGCACTTTCATTCAAAATATACAAGTTAAGCCAACTACGTACAACTTCACAAAAACCAgtacacaaacaaacaaaaacttgATTAGGAGCTCTGTCAAGTGCTCCATTTCAGCAGTTTCACTTCCATCATTAGTTAGAAACATCACTTCCACAACAAACTCTAATACTAACATTACTCTGTTAACAAAAGACTTTAAAAACTACAGAAATCATCACACATTTTGCTCTTCTTGTCATACAGCAATCGCACGACACAATAGCAAGAAATAGATCTCTCGAACTATCTAACGAAATCAGGACATCCTACAACAATCCAAGACTAATGCTAACATTACTCAATCAACAAAAGACTTTGTAACTACAGAAATCATCACACATTTTGCTCTCCTGCCATTCTACAATCACACGACACAATAGCAAGAAACACATCTCAATTCAAGACAGCATTAACCACCTTGAAATGCACATTTGGATGGAAAATCTTGGTCAGAAATCGAACTTGAGGCGGCTGCAGAGGATAATGCTCAGGCACAGTAAATGCAAGCTGGAAAACTCCACCTTCGTAAGGAGTTTCTGATGGCCCCTATGCACATTAACAAAATCGACAAAATTAATCCAAATAATCAAATCCCCAATGTTTTCCCCCAAACAAATCACACACGAGCTCAAAACGAGAAAATCTAAACCACCTTTACAAGAGCAGTCCATTTAAATATGTTGGAATCATCACAAACCAATTGAATATCAGGATCGGCCGCTTTCTCTCTCTGCActtctttgtactccttgaaaAGCCTAGCCCTAGACGCCTAAATCCCAAAAATTGATCAAATTCAccaaaacacaaataaaatgaaatagatTGAAGCTCAAGAGAGCGAAATTAACCTGCATTATAAGCCCTAATAATTGGAATGAATGCCGCCTCGATGACTGAATAAGAACTGCATCAAGTCGAGATTATCACatgtgaagaaaaaataaataagaaaaaaactGAATAAGGAAAATTTTCAGAATATAAAGAGAGATTCCAGAAGCATTAATACCTAATCCTTGAGATTAGCAACAAATTGGTGGAAGGGATCAATAAACTCAAGGAATTTTCAAGAAATGGAGAAGTAAATCAGTTGCAGGATGAGGAATTAATAATCACGACGAAGTTTCCGATAAGAGAAATTGGTGTTGAATTCTAAGCTCATAttcatttctgttttttaaAAGCactttcaataatattattttattttacttccGGTCAATAAAATCCTTCCTATATTTCTCTGTTTGTGATTTTCTCAATCCATTATCTGATTGTCACATCTCTAAATTATTCATGAATTTAACTTTTTATgttttgtcatttattttatattttaatttattcatgtcaatttaattaaatagtagtatgaaatttatcaatattgtaattaaattgaattttgttttaattaaaaatataaaatatatccaGGAAATAAATACTCACTACGCTTCACAGTcaacattttaattaaatggtgGGCTCGAAAAAAGGCAGCCCAATTCTAAGAAAAATACGCTGAACAGATTTGGgccttttgttttattttacttaaaattattatattgattaCTGTTACATGTAACCATCATTATAGTCTGAACATTATGTAATTTCAAATAATCTTCAAATACGAATTAATTGAAATCAAATTGTGTATGCAATTAATCgaaaaaatcaatatttttattgaataagGTAGTTCCTCCACCAATAACTCAAGGAGTTTTATAAATACAATTTGCAGCAATTTATTGCCATTTTTGGTAATTAATTTATGCAGAATTAATAATAACTAAATCAGTAAAAGTGATCAACATAAGTAATTTACAAGCCCTataataagaaagaaaataaatttataaactaaaatgaGATTGAGACTTCATCCTTCCTACCTAAAATTCTGAAAGAAAACTTAATATAGTAGTAACAATAATCCTAGCTGAACAACCAATTAATAATAGCTAACTTAAGTAAATTTACAAGTCCTGtgataaggaaaaaaaatgtataaaCTAAAACGAGATTACATTCTTCATACCTAAATTTCTCTTAAGCGAAAGAAAACTCAGAGTGAGAAGAACGGAGTTGATGTAGTAACAATCACTATCCATTTTACCAAACAAACCAGTTTCTCTAACAGTTCTCCTATTTTTAGAATAATATTGAAAGAGCTTCTCATCAAACAATAGCAACATGTCACCATTTCGGTAAACATTGATAGGCCGAAGACGTTTGAGTAAATCTGGACCAAAGATCATATCATCCACACGGACCCTTAAATATTCTCCTCGCCAGACGATGCAATCTACCTTGCACCAACATTTCTCAACTTGTTCGTATTCTTTCAACAACCAAAGTTGATTATCATGGGAAGATGGTTCTTCATCACAAAAACACAGACAATCCCCCCAAATATACAATATTCCACACAAACTTTTAACAGGTACACCAGAGAATGTGCTAAAACTTTCGGTCTCATGATCAAAACAACAAACGTGAGGAAACCAATGCTTGGTTGTAACTGACCAATGGAGATTGCCACTAACAAATACACCAGCTGAACTGAAGCAGCGACAAAATGAGGGGGCAGCAGCTTTAATGCGCCTCCACGAAGATCTAGTTCCAAGAGTGTATACATGACATTCACCGTACCTAGGGTCAAGATAGACAATCTTATGTTGTCCGCTTATTTTGCTCACTCCAAATCCATAACAATCTCCCATCGAGTAAGACGCTCAACAAATTCACGGGTGATCGGATTACATACATAAAGATGATCAAAAAAAGGATTTTTAAGAAGAAGCAATTCGTTGGCTGAACCCTCTATTCTTGATGCTTGTGGGAAATTAAACTTGGTGATTGGATCCTGTTTGTGCGTGTATTTGTGCTTGTCTTCCAATTTGAATCTGTAGCCGGCATCGAGATAACTAGGGCGGGAGCGGACATAGAAAGATGGGACTTAAGAAACGAGTCACTCTCGATCAGATAGAGCCATAATTTGCAAACGCATTTGCAAGTTGCAATGTTTTCGAGCGAGAGTCTCAATAGAATATCGGTAAAAATATCTGATGGAAGGTATCTGAACAAATCTTGGGATGGATTAATTTTAAGAGATCACTTACTAACTTCTAACATGCAGaatcacataaaaataaaatatatatacaagcaTACAAATATGAATAAAACTTTAACTAGTTGGATTATTATAAACTTCAACCAAATCCTTGCATACATAAAGATGATcaataaaatgattttttagAAGAACCAAACCGTTGGCAGAACTTAGTGATTAGATCTTGCATGTGCTTGTGCTTGTCTTCCAATTTAAAAATGTTAAACCAATTTGAATCGTGTGAAATATGATTAGGGGAGAAAACAGTGATTTTATGTGTGAAATTCATATTGTTTTGAAATTTTCCCAATATGATTAGAAATTTTGAAAGTGAAAAACCTCAAAATCTCTATCTCTGAATCCCAATTCGCTTAGCCAACTGTCAAATTTTCGATTCATTTGACTGAAGTTGCATAATTTAGGGGAGAAAACAGTGATTTTTCGAGGTAATTATATGCAATGGAGGCGGAGCTCAAAGGTTTGCTGAGTGATCATCCCAGTTTGAAGGATTCTATGCCTGATCCTTCTCATAAAGATTTAATTGATAAGGTTGTTGAAATATATCGAGCTAGCTGGAAGTGTGATGAAGCCAAGAGCAGCTGACCGTTGGAAGATATTTTGAGTCAGTTAGTTAGTTTGATAGTTAGTTAGGAATGAGCTGGCACTTTTTccctcttttcttcttcttagctGAACTATAAAAGGAAGCTGTAACCGTGTGTAAATCATTGATTGTCTCGTttcatcttttctctctttaGTTCCTCT
Proteins encoded in this window:
- the LOC121811194 gene encoding protein PEROXIN-4-like, translated to MQASRARLFKEYKEVQREKAADPDIQLVCDDSNIFKWTALVKGPSETPYEGGVFQLAFTVPEHYPLQPPQVRFLTKIFHPNVHFKTGEICLDILKNAWSPAWTLQSVCRAIIALMGHPEPDSPLNCDSGNLLRSGDIRGYQSMARMYTRLAAMPKKQ